One region of Pontibacillus halophilus JSM 076056 = DSM 19796 genomic DNA includes:
- a CDS encoding ATP-binding protein, whose amino-acid sequence IILDEMGYIPFSKEGAELLFQLITDWYEQKSIIITSNLEFSQWNRIFVDSRLTAALVDRVIHHAHVLTFSGDSYRVSHALSRQNY is encoded by the coding sequence AATTATTTTAGATGAGATGGGATACATTCCATTCAGTAAAGAAGGAGCCGAGCTTCTATTTCAACTCATCACCGATTGGTACGAGCAGAAGAGCATCATTATCACTTCAAATTTGGAATTTAGTCAGTGGAATCGAATATTTGTAGACTCGAGGCTAACAGCAGCTTTAGTTGATCGTGTCATACACCACGCTCATGTACTTACATTTTCAGGAGATAGCTACCGGGTTAGCCATGCATTATCCAGACAAAACTACTAA